The following proteins are co-located in the Anomalospiza imberbis isolate Cuckoo-Finch-1a 21T00152 chromosome 1, ASM3175350v1, whole genome shotgun sequence genome:
- the KLHL38 gene encoding kelch-like protein 38 isoform X4, producing MEEGSTEEFLFKDQDFSSELLRQLNALRQSRMLTDVTLCSGGFEIPCHRNVLASSSPYFKAMFCNNFRESHQPKVILKGIKAEILNQIILYVYTGEILISSENVLCLLETASMLQYTKLFEACSTYLQDKLTPDNCLSMIRLAKVLNCQSLNKKAKAMALKCFPVVASSEDLKDLCPMELIDYLGDDELCGEEEQVFEALMVWIRHDLHARQGYIQELFKKVRLQYVHPTFLFHFIANDSLVQSSPTCRSILESARRHMFSLYSTNTPDIKPMMHVPRRYSNQEFLIIIGGRKDSQQTTRDVLLYDDKTNQWLSLAKLPMRLYKASAVYHVSRNTWFRMETRVVKNVCAPAVVIGDQIIIVGGYTRRIIAYDTKGNKFVKCADMKDRRMHHGATVIKNKLYVTGGRCLTSDNVIKDLDSLDCYDPETDTWTPKGKLPHKLFDHGCLTLHCVPCSNLL from the exons ATGGAAGAGGGATCCACTGAAGAGTTTCTCTTCAAAGACCAGGACTTTTCCTCTGAACTGCTGAGGCAGCTGAATGCTCTGCGGCAGAGCAGGATGCTGACCGATGTTACCCTCTGCTCCGGGGGCTTTGAAATCCCCTGCCACCGAAATGTGCTGGCTTCCAGCAGTCCATACTTCAAGGCAATGTTCTGTAACAACTTCAGGGAGAGTCACCAGCCTAAAGTCATTCTAAAGGGCATCAAAGCTGAGATTTTGAATCAGATTATCCTTTATGTTTACACTGGGGAGATTCTAATATCCTCTGAGAATGTCTTGTGCCTCTTGGAGACTGCATCCATGCTGCAGTACACTAAGCTGTTTGAGGCCTGCTCTACGTACCTGCAAGACAAGCTGACCCCTGACAACTGTCTGAGCATGATCAGACTGGCAAAAGTCTTGAACTGCCAAAGCCTGAATAAGAAAGCCAAGGCTATGgctttgaaatgttttcctgtGGTGGCCTCTTCTGAGGACCTGAAGGACCTCTGTCCCATGGAGCTCATCGATTACCTTGGAGATGATGAACTCTGTGGGGAAGAGGAGCAGGTCTTTGAGGCACTGATGGTCTGGATCCGGCACGACCTCCACGCACGACAAGGCTACATCCAAGAGTTATTCAAAAAGGTGCGACTTCAGTACGTCCATCCAACTTTCCTCTTCCATTTCATTGCTAATGACTCACTCGTTCAGTCCTCACCCACTTGCAGGAGCATCCTGGAGTCAGCCCGGAGACACATGTTTTCCTTGTACAGCACCAACACGCCTGACATCAAACCCATGATGCATGTTCCTCGCAGGTACTCCAACCAAGAGTTCCTCATCATCATTGGTGGCAGGAAGGATAGCCAGCAGACAACAAGGGATGTCCTACTCTATGATGACAAGACGAACCaatggctgagcctggccaaaCTTCCCATGCGCCTCTACAAAGCCTCTGCA GTTTACCATGTCTCCAGGAATACATGGTTTCGCATGGAGACCAGAGTAGTGAAGAATGTCTGTGCACCAGCTGTCGTGATTGGAGACCAGATTATCATCGTAGGTG GGTACACCCGGAGAATAATTGCTTATGATACAAAAGGCAACAAGTTTGTTAAATGTGCAGACATGAAGGACAGACGAATGCATCATGGAGCCACTGTCATCAAGAACAAGCTGTATGTCACAGGAGGACGATGTCTCACCTCAGACAATGTCATCAAGGACCTGGATTCTTTGGACTGCTATGATCCAGAGACTGACACATGGACACCAAAGGGAAAACTGCCGCACAAACTCTTTGACCATGGGTGCCTGACACTCCATTGTGTCCCCTGTTCTAATCTTCTCTAA
- the KLHL38 gene encoding kelch-like protein 38 isoform X2, producing MEEGSTEEFLFKDQDFSSELLRQLNALRQSRMLTDVTLCSGGFEIPCHRNVLASSSPYFKAMFCNNFRESHQPKVILKGIKAEILNQIILYVYTGEILISSENVLCLLETASMLQYTKLFEACSTYLQDKLTPDNCLSMIRLAKVLNCQSLNKKAKAMALKCFPVVASSEDLKDLCPMELIDYLGDDELCGEEEQVFEALMVWIRHDLHARQGYIQELFKKVRLQYVHPTFLFHFIANDSLVQSSPTCRSILESARRHMFSLYSTNTPDIKPMMHVPRRYSNQEFLIIIGGRKDSQQTTRDVLLYDDKTNQWLSLAKLPMRLYKASAVSLHSNVFVLGGMPVSNKKSLVSGNIYIYSLKLNQWRLIEHMLVPRYSHRSLAYKNYILSFGGIGENQEILNSVERYDSVYNTCESMANMPVAVLHPAVAAKDQRVYLFGGEDIMQNPVRLIQVYHVSRNTWFRMETRVVKNVCAPAVVIGDQIIIVGEARNTAGRQETSTDQGAKEALLQRAKLL from the exons ATGGAAGAGGGATCCACTGAAGAGTTTCTCTTCAAAGACCAGGACTTTTCCTCTGAACTGCTGAGGCAGCTGAATGCTCTGCGGCAGAGCAGGATGCTGACCGATGTTACCCTCTGCTCCGGGGGCTTTGAAATCCCCTGCCACCGAAATGTGCTGGCTTCCAGCAGTCCATACTTCAAGGCAATGTTCTGTAACAACTTCAGGGAGAGTCACCAGCCTAAAGTCATTCTAAAGGGCATCAAAGCTGAGATTTTGAATCAGATTATCCTTTATGTTTACACTGGGGAGATTCTAATATCCTCTGAGAATGTCTTGTGCCTCTTGGAGACTGCATCCATGCTGCAGTACACTAAGCTGTTTGAGGCCTGCTCTACGTACCTGCAAGACAAGCTGACCCCTGACAACTGTCTGAGCATGATCAGACTGGCAAAAGTCTTGAACTGCCAAAGCCTGAATAAGAAAGCCAAGGCTATGgctttgaaatgttttcctgtGGTGGCCTCTTCTGAGGACCTGAAGGACCTCTGTCCCATGGAGCTCATCGATTACCTTGGAGATGATGAACTCTGTGGGGAAGAGGAGCAGGTCTTTGAGGCACTGATGGTCTGGATCCGGCACGACCTCCACGCACGACAAGGCTACATCCAAGAGTTATTCAAAAAGGTGCGACTTCAGTACGTCCATCCAACTTTCCTCTTCCATTTCATTGCTAATGACTCACTCGTTCAGTCCTCACCCACTTGCAGGAGCATCCTGGAGTCAGCCCGGAGACACATGTTTTCCTTGTACAGCACCAACACGCCTGACATCAAACCCATGATGCATGTTCCTCGCAGGTACTCCAACCAAGAGTTCCTCATCATCATTGGTGGCAGGAAGGATAGCCAGCAGACAACAAGGGATGTCCTACTCTATGATGACAAGACGAACCaatggctgagcctggccaaaCTTCCCATGCGCCTCTACAAAGCCTCTGCAGTGAGTTTACACAGCAATGTTTTTGTGCTCGGAGGGATGCCTGTTAGCAATAAGAAAAGTCTGGTCAGTGGTAATATTTACATTTACTCCCTCAAACTCAATCAGTGGAGGTTGATTGAGCACATGCTAGTTCCACGTTACTCCCACAGAAGCCTGgcatataaaaattatattttatcatTCGGTGGAATTGGTGAAAACCAGGAAATCCTGAATTCTGTGGAAAGATATGATAGTGTCTACAACACCTGTGAGAGCATGGCAAACATGCCTGTTGCCGTCCTTCACCCTGCTGTTGCTGCCAAAGATCAGAGGGTTTACCTCTTTGGGGGAGAAGATATAATGCAAAACCCTGTTCGGCTTATCCAG GTTTACCATGTCTCCAGGAATACATGGTTTCGCATGGAGACCAGAGTAGTGAAGAATGTCTGTGCACCAGCTGTCGTGATTGGAGACCAGATTATCATCGTAGGTG AAGCAAGGAACACTGCTGGAAGACAAGAGACAAGTACAGACCAAGGGGCAAAAGAGGCACTTCTTCAGAGAGCAAAGTTACTATGA
- the KLHL38 gene encoding kelch-like protein 38 isoform X1 → MEEGSTEEFLFKDQDFSSELLRQLNALRQSRMLTDVTLCSGGFEIPCHRNVLASSSPYFKAMFCNNFRESHQPKVILKGIKAEILNQIILYVYTGEILISSENVLCLLETASMLQYTKLFEACSTYLQDKLTPDNCLSMIRLAKVLNCQSLNKKAKAMALKCFPVVASSEDLKDLCPMELIDYLGDDELCGEEEQVFEALMVWIRHDLHARQGYIQELFKKVRLQYVHPTFLFHFIANDSLVQSSPTCRSILESARRHMFSLYSTNTPDIKPMMHVPRRYSNQEFLIIIGGRKDSQQTTRDVLLYDDKTNQWLSLAKLPMRLYKASAVSLHSNVFVLGGMPVSNKKSLVSGNIYIYSLKLNQWRLIEHMLVPRYSHRSLAYKNYILSFGGIGENQEILNSVERYDSVYNTCESMANMPVAVLHPAVAAKDQRVYLFGGEDIMQNPVRLIQVYHVSRNTWFRMETRVVKNVCAPAVVIGDQIIIVGGYTRRIIAYDTKGNKFVKCADMKDRRMHHGATVIKNKLYVTGGRCLTSDNVIKDLDSLDCYDPETDTWTPKGKLPHKLFDHGCLTLHCVPCSNLL, encoded by the exons ATGGAAGAGGGATCCACTGAAGAGTTTCTCTTCAAAGACCAGGACTTTTCCTCTGAACTGCTGAGGCAGCTGAATGCTCTGCGGCAGAGCAGGATGCTGACCGATGTTACCCTCTGCTCCGGGGGCTTTGAAATCCCCTGCCACCGAAATGTGCTGGCTTCCAGCAGTCCATACTTCAAGGCAATGTTCTGTAACAACTTCAGGGAGAGTCACCAGCCTAAAGTCATTCTAAAGGGCATCAAAGCTGAGATTTTGAATCAGATTATCCTTTATGTTTACACTGGGGAGATTCTAATATCCTCTGAGAATGTCTTGTGCCTCTTGGAGACTGCATCCATGCTGCAGTACACTAAGCTGTTTGAGGCCTGCTCTACGTACCTGCAAGACAAGCTGACCCCTGACAACTGTCTGAGCATGATCAGACTGGCAAAAGTCTTGAACTGCCAAAGCCTGAATAAGAAAGCCAAGGCTATGgctttgaaatgttttcctgtGGTGGCCTCTTCTGAGGACCTGAAGGACCTCTGTCCCATGGAGCTCATCGATTACCTTGGAGATGATGAACTCTGTGGGGAAGAGGAGCAGGTCTTTGAGGCACTGATGGTCTGGATCCGGCACGACCTCCACGCACGACAAGGCTACATCCAAGAGTTATTCAAAAAGGTGCGACTTCAGTACGTCCATCCAACTTTCCTCTTCCATTTCATTGCTAATGACTCACTCGTTCAGTCCTCACCCACTTGCAGGAGCATCCTGGAGTCAGCCCGGAGACACATGTTTTCCTTGTACAGCACCAACACGCCTGACATCAAACCCATGATGCATGTTCCTCGCAGGTACTCCAACCAAGAGTTCCTCATCATCATTGGTGGCAGGAAGGATAGCCAGCAGACAACAAGGGATGTCCTACTCTATGATGACAAGACGAACCaatggctgagcctggccaaaCTTCCCATGCGCCTCTACAAAGCCTCTGCAGTGAGTTTACACAGCAATGTTTTTGTGCTCGGAGGGATGCCTGTTAGCAATAAGAAAAGTCTGGTCAGTGGTAATATTTACATTTACTCCCTCAAACTCAATCAGTGGAGGTTGATTGAGCACATGCTAGTTCCACGTTACTCCCACAGAAGCCTGgcatataaaaattatattttatcatTCGGTGGAATTGGTGAAAACCAGGAAATCCTGAATTCTGTGGAAAGATATGATAGTGTCTACAACACCTGTGAGAGCATGGCAAACATGCCTGTTGCCGTCCTTCACCCTGCTGTTGCTGCCAAAGATCAGAGGGTTTACCTCTTTGGGGGAGAAGATATAATGCAAAACCCTGTTCGGCTTATCCAG GTTTACCATGTCTCCAGGAATACATGGTTTCGCATGGAGACCAGAGTAGTGAAGAATGTCTGTGCACCAGCTGTCGTGATTGGAGACCAGATTATCATCGTAGGTG GGTACACCCGGAGAATAATTGCTTATGATACAAAAGGCAACAAGTTTGTTAAATGTGCAGACATGAAGGACAGACGAATGCATCATGGAGCCACTGTCATCAAGAACAAGCTGTATGTCACAGGAGGACGATGTCTCACCTCAGACAATGTCATCAAGGACCTGGATTCTTTGGACTGCTATGATCCAGAGACTGACACATGGACACCAAAGGGAAAACTGCCGCACAAACTCTTTGACCATGGGTGCCTGACACTCCATTGTGTCCCCTGTTCTAATCTTCTCTAA
- the KLHL38 gene encoding kelch-like protein 38 isoform X3, protein MEEGSTEEFLFKDQDFSSELLRQLNALRQSRMLTDVTLCSGGFEIPCHRNVLASSSPYFKAMFCNNFRESHQPKVILKGIKAEILNQIILYVYTGEILISSENVLCLLETASMLQYTKLFEACSTYLQDKLTPDNCLSMIRLAKVLNCQSLNKKAKAMALKCFPVVASSEDLKDLCPMELIDYLGDDELCGEEEQVFEALMVWIRHDLHARQGYIQELFKKVRLQYVHPTFLFHFIANDSLVQSSPTCRSILESARRHMFSLYSTNTPDIKPMMHVPRRYSNQEFLIIIGGRKDSQQTTRDVLLYDDKTNQWLSLAKLPMRLYKASAVSLHSNVFVLGGMPVSNKKSLVSGNIYIYSLKLNQWRLIEHMLVPRYSHRSLAYKNYILSFGGIGENQEILNSVERYDSVYNTCESMANMPVAVLHPAVAAKDQRVYLFGGEDIMQNPVRLIQVYHVSRNTWFRMETRVVKNVCAPAVVIGDQIIIVGAA, encoded by the exons ATGGAAGAGGGATCCACTGAAGAGTTTCTCTTCAAAGACCAGGACTTTTCCTCTGAACTGCTGAGGCAGCTGAATGCTCTGCGGCAGAGCAGGATGCTGACCGATGTTACCCTCTGCTCCGGGGGCTTTGAAATCCCCTGCCACCGAAATGTGCTGGCTTCCAGCAGTCCATACTTCAAGGCAATGTTCTGTAACAACTTCAGGGAGAGTCACCAGCCTAAAGTCATTCTAAAGGGCATCAAAGCTGAGATTTTGAATCAGATTATCCTTTATGTTTACACTGGGGAGATTCTAATATCCTCTGAGAATGTCTTGTGCCTCTTGGAGACTGCATCCATGCTGCAGTACACTAAGCTGTTTGAGGCCTGCTCTACGTACCTGCAAGACAAGCTGACCCCTGACAACTGTCTGAGCATGATCAGACTGGCAAAAGTCTTGAACTGCCAAAGCCTGAATAAGAAAGCCAAGGCTATGgctttgaaatgttttcctgtGGTGGCCTCTTCTGAGGACCTGAAGGACCTCTGTCCCATGGAGCTCATCGATTACCTTGGAGATGATGAACTCTGTGGGGAAGAGGAGCAGGTCTTTGAGGCACTGATGGTCTGGATCCGGCACGACCTCCACGCACGACAAGGCTACATCCAAGAGTTATTCAAAAAGGTGCGACTTCAGTACGTCCATCCAACTTTCCTCTTCCATTTCATTGCTAATGACTCACTCGTTCAGTCCTCACCCACTTGCAGGAGCATCCTGGAGTCAGCCCGGAGACACATGTTTTCCTTGTACAGCACCAACACGCCTGACATCAAACCCATGATGCATGTTCCTCGCAGGTACTCCAACCAAGAGTTCCTCATCATCATTGGTGGCAGGAAGGATAGCCAGCAGACAACAAGGGATGTCCTACTCTATGATGACAAGACGAACCaatggctgagcctggccaaaCTTCCCATGCGCCTCTACAAAGCCTCTGCAGTGAGTTTACACAGCAATGTTTTTGTGCTCGGAGGGATGCCTGTTAGCAATAAGAAAAGTCTGGTCAGTGGTAATATTTACATTTACTCCCTCAAACTCAATCAGTGGAGGTTGATTGAGCACATGCTAGTTCCACGTTACTCCCACAGAAGCCTGgcatataaaaattatattttatcatTCGGTGGAATTGGTGAAAACCAGGAAATCCTGAATTCTGTGGAAAGATATGATAGTGTCTACAACACCTGTGAGAGCATGGCAAACATGCCTGTTGCCGTCCTTCACCCTGCTGTTGCTGCCAAAGATCAGAGGGTTTACCTCTTTGGGGGAGAAGATATAATGCAAAACCCTGTTCGGCTTATCCAG GTTTACCATGTCTCCAGGAATACATGGTTTCGCATGGAGACCAGAGTAGTGAAGAATGTCTGTGCACCAGCTGTCGTGATTGGAGACCAGATTATCATCGTAGGTG ctgcttgA